The genomic segment AGTAAAACAGCAGAATAGAAGTGATGAGAAACTGGCCGGCATGGAAGCTCAGGTTATGCACAGTCCCATAATCAGGATGACTCAAAATAATACTAGAAATAATCTACAAAATCAGGGAAATTGCCGTAAATCAACAGTGTAGAAGTGATCGGACAAGATAATGAGCCAAAGCATCAATGCACAATGCAAATCAGGCCCTTAATCAAAACAACTCAAAATATTTAGTCGAAAAAATCCACAATGTCAGAGAAATTGCAGTACAACAGCAGAATGGAAGTAAATGGGCCAGATCATGAATGCTCAAGTGTAATCGCAAGACTCAATACTAGAAATAATATACAAAGTCGGAGAAATTGCAGGATAGAAGTGATAAGACCAAAGCATAACTGCTTGGAGTAAGTGCGGGCCCATAATCAGATCAACCTGAAATAATCTACAGAGTCAAGAAAATTGCAGTAAAGCGACATAATAGATTTAATcgttggcttgtgcagccctttgagacacttgtgattaagggcttcataaataaactttgattgattgattgattgggtcACGCAAACGTATGGATGCTCAGTGTCAGCGCAGGCCCGTAGCGATTAATTTCAAATGCATGAATAGACACAGTCTTGCAGTCATGAAATATTTATTAGCAGTGCAAATATGAACTAAAATAAGTTTGTAACAAACCAAATAAATATCAGAATCATGATAAAACCCTAAAGAACCATTGGCCTCCATCAAGTGTGACGACGGGCATGACTTTGTAGGTTGTTGTCGAAAATGTTAAATTAGGCTAATATTAATATGCTCGATCTGGAAAGCTACATTGCTAAGGTTTAGGTCACTTCGTGGGTTGCCTGCATTCATATCGTTACAGTCATTTTCATCCCTGGGTGACGACCGTTCTCCGTGACCGCGGGTGTCGTCTCAGGCCAGCAGGAGGCCGAGTGCAGGCAGCAGGCAGAGTGCGGCTCCGCCCCGCCTGAGGACCCCGGCGGCTCCGTTGCACAGGTCCGTGTTGCAGCAAACGTTGGTGTAGTTGAAATAGAGGCCGCTGGCGTATTTCTGTCCGCTCAGACCGCACTGGGAGGGAACGGCGCAGCTCTTCTCGTACATGGTCACTTGAAGGGCGCCTACGGAAGCAGAGAGATGAAGGTCTTTACCGAGCAGTGACGGATGAGAGCTGTTTTTTAGACCGAATGATGAGAATGGCTTTCAATCAGCCTGATGAAGCTGATGCAGTACAACCACCCTTGTCTTGCTGTTTCATTAGATTATGGAGGACTTTTGAAAATTCCCTgcgaatacaaaacccaaaaccagtgaagttggcacgttgtgtaaatggtaaataaaaactaaatacaatgatttgcaaatcattttcaacttctatttaattgaatatactgcaaagacaagatatttaatgttcgaactgagaaacttttttttttttttgcaaatacacattaacttggaatttaatggcagcaacacattgcaaaaaagttgacacaggggcatttttaccaccatgttacatggcctttccttttaacaacactcagtaaatgtttgggaactgaggacaccaatttttgaagcttttcaggtggaattctttcccattcttgcttgatgtacagcttaagttgttcaactccgtctccgttgtggtattttaagcttcataatgcatcacacattttcaatgggagacaggtctggattacaggcaggccagtctagtacccgcactcttttactatgaagccaggctgttgtaacacgtggcttggcattgccttgctgaaataagcaggggcgtccatgataacgttgcttggaaggcaacatatgttgctccaaaacctgtatgtacctttcagcattaatggcgccttcacagatgtgtaagttacccatgtcttgggcactaatacacccccataccatcaccgatactggcttttgaactttgcgcctagaacaatccgaatggtACTTTTCCTctctgttccggaggacacgacatccacagcttccaaaaaacatttgaaatgtggactcgtcagaccacagaacacttttacacgttgcagtccatcttagatgagcttagatggcagcaaaacaggtccagagcatactactaccaccaccatgcttgacagcagGCATGGTgttgatgaaacaaaaatgtagctgtttggccacaatacccagcaatatgtttggaagagaaaaggtgaagcctttaatcccaggaacaccattcctaccgtcaagcatggtggtggtagtactatgctctgggcctgttttgcttccaaaggaactggtgctttacagagagtaaatgggacaatgaaaaaggaggattacctccaaattcttaaggacaacctaaaatcatcagcccggaggttgggtcttggtctcagttgggtgttccaacaggacaatgaccccaaacacacgtcaaaagtggtaaaggaatggctaaatcaggctagaatgaaggttttagaatggtcttcccaaagtcctgacttaaacgtgtggacaatgctgaagaaacaagtccatgtcagaaaaccaacacatttagctgaactgcaccaattttgtcaagaggagtggtcaaaaattcaaccagaagcttgtggatggctaacaaaagcaccttattgcagtgaaacttgccaagggacatgtaaccaaatattaacattgctgtatgtatacttttgacccagcagatttggtcacattttcagtagacccataataaattcataaaagaaccaaacttcatgaatgtttttttttgtgacaaacaagtatgtgctccaatcactctatcacaaaaaaataagagttgtagaaattattggaaactcaagacagccatgacattatgttttttacaagtgtatgtaaacttttgaccacaactgtatatcatgtgttgacttcattatatcacttatagaaggctttttttccatatttttggtccaatatggctctttcaacattttgggttgccgacccctggtttaaggttTAAGACCAGTgagtctcaaactgtggtacatgggcTTCATGTAGTGGTGCGCCAAATAATCGcttcattaaatattcaaacacagtgttactgttcaaacttgtatacctactcagtggcctagtggttagagatcggtgagttcaaaccccggccgagtcataccaaagactacaaaaatgggacccattacctccctgcttggcactcagcatcaagggttggaattgggggttaaatcaccaaaaatgattccctaactgtataaatattcaggcctactacgctactttattttaatgtcggtcattatggtggtacttgggaaccactgctttagacgaAACAAAATGAAGCCGATGCTGTCCGATCCGTTCTGCCTGTGTGTACAATGAAGCTTTTTGTGTTGCAGTTGTGTTACAATAGAGCCTCAGATGCTCCCACGCACATACTGGTTGACTCCCGCAAACACAAGGCTCGGAGATCTCACCTCGCCTGCCCGTGGCGACACTCGATAGGCAGCGCTGTCCGGCCGGACACTCCTGTGGAAACTTCAGGCAGTCCAGAGGAGAAACGGCGGGGAATAGACAGGTATAACACAGCAGGCAATCTGGAAACACACCAAAGAAAAGCATGCAAATTATATTATTTGACCACTTCATCCGAGTCTTGACAGCATGCGATTCCCAGTGTACATAACACATCCATCACAATATATCTACAAAAGCCTGGTTTGTCATAACACAACTCAACAAATCTGTAAATGCAAATCATCAAGCATAAAGTACACAGAAACAAGTTCTTCCACATAACAGTGCATCACATATACTGCATCCTGACATTAGCAAAGTCCAGCAAAAGTGCATTAGTGAATGCAGAGTACATTGGCAGAGTTAAAGCAAATAGAATATCACTTTTCCACATACTTGCCAAGGGAAGacaacacaggagaaaaaccagcTGTGAGGCAGACATGATGCTTCCAGTCCAACTACTATCGCTCCCTGGAACCATGCACTCTTGCTTCCAATTTCTGCAGCTGCTCCCAAATTATCTTCAATTCAATGGAAGCCCGAGTCCACACCCCCCCTTTCCTCTTCATCCACTGTGAACGGCAGCTGGCAGAAACTAGCATTGCGTCAAACACGCTGCATGCATAATGAACCGCGTTTGTGTgttgggttgtctcgataccaatattttggtaccggtaccaaaatgtatttcgatacttttcaaaataaaggggaccacaaaaaagtggcattattggctttattttaacaaaaaatcttaaggtacattaaacatatgtttcttattgcaattttgtccttaaataaaatagtgaacatacaagacaacttgtcttttagtagtaagtaagcaaacagactcctaattagtctgctgacctatgcagtaacatattgtgtcattccccattctattaatttgtcaaaattatgagggacaagctgtaaaaactgATTAtttatccacttgttcatttactgttaatatctgcttactgtattttcagtttcaacatgttctatctacacttctgttaaaatgtaataatcacttattcttctgttgtttggatactttacattagttttggatgataccacaagtttaggtatcgatctggtaccaagtagttacagggtcatacattggtcataatttaagtttttGTATgttcagggacgtatttcctgagtttataaacacaatatgacgataattttgtgacgataaaaaatattgatataatcatagtggtatcgactagatacactattgtacttggtattattacagtcgatatcaggtgtagatcccacatggcatttgtttacattgtgacgctggtgagctattgtatcctcctacggtgtgtagtgaaacatgtttagctattcctcttccTGCAGCGATGATACttgaaaaaaattacttttttgtcGCTATGGagccgaggattagtgatttagaagaagttaaaacactgccgattgcggatgaATTAACTTGTTAATTTTGATAGCCCAGATAattatatatgcaatatatatttcaagaaataataaatacaataacgcAAACATACTAAGGTACTTTTTCACACATGTACAGTGcatttggaaagtattcacagcgctctactttttccacattttgttatgttacggtcctattccaaaatggaataaatacattttcatcctCAAGTTTCTACACGCAATACaccactagtcaggatagagggaaatatgaatgtggcaatgtacagagacatcttggATGAGAACCAATGCTTCTCATCcatcctgatggagcttgagaggtgctgtaattccagccaaaggtgcatcaacaaagtattgagcaaaggcggtGAATATGTtcgtgatttttttaaattttattttcaataaattagcaaaaaaataagttttttcatGCACTACAATAGGAAGGACAATCAGCATAAACCAACCATCTTGATCCGAATGTGCGTTATCGGGTCAAAAATATTCAGAATTatgtgtttacatgaagcatttttattccggttaggcttCTAATTcaattaaatgtgtccatgtgtaCATAGCTATTGTTTTCATGGggtattatgtgtagaattttgaggtcaATACATAATTTACtccattttggaatgaggctgtaacataaaaaaaatgtggaaaaagtgaagcgctgtaaacACTTTTTCCGGATGCACTTTATATACAGTGGCTTGATGGACACATTATACTTTTAATTTCTATATTtgtaaaacatttaataaaatcaatTTCCATGTACTTTACAACTGTGTTCTTTCACATAAAATCCCGATAGATTATCAAAGTTTGGTGTTCATGACgtgacaaaatgtgaaaaaattcaaAGTGTATAAATACTTTTTTCAAGCAACTGTAAATACAAGACAATAAGacaatattacaaaacccaaaaaacagtgaagttggcacattgtagtttgtatataaaaacagaatacaattatttgctaatccttttcaatttatattcaattgacagtccggatgtttttttcttctctttgttccgggggacacgacgtccacagtttccaaaaacagtttgaaatgtggactcgtcagaccacagaacactttgcatcagtccatcttagatgagctcgggcacagcgaagccggcggcgtttctgggtgttgttgataaatggctttcgcttggcatagtagagttttaacttgcacttacagatgtagcgacgaactgtagttactgacagtggttttctgaagtgttcctgagcccatgtggtgatatcctttacacactgatgtcgctttttgatgcagtaccgcctgagggatcgaaggtccgtaatatcatcacttacgtgcagtgatttctccaggttctctgaaccttttgatgatatacggcgtggcgcggttgggagagtggccgtgccagcaacctgagggttcccggttggatccccaccttctaccaacctcgtcacgtccgttgtgtccttgagcaagacacttcacccttgctcctgatgggccgtggttagggccttgcatggcagctcctgccatcagtgtgtgaatgtgtgtgtg from the Entelurus aequoreus isolate RoL-2023_Sb linkage group LG20, RoL_Eaeq_v1.1, whole genome shotgun sequence genome contains:
- the LOC133635683 gene encoding protein Bouncer-like — translated: MVPGSDSSWTGSIMSASQLVFLLCCLPLANCLLCYTCLFPAVSPLDCLKFPQECPAGQRCLSSVATGRRGALQVTMYEKSCAVPSQCGLSGQKYASGLYFNYTNVCCNTDLCNGAAGVLRRGGAALCLLPALGLLLA